One genomic window of Monodelphis domestica isolate mMonDom1 chromosome 1, mMonDom1.pri, whole genome shotgun sequence includes the following:
- the MAF gene encoding transcription factor Maf isoform X1 — translation MASELAMSSSDLPTSPLAMEYVNDFDLMKFEVKKEPVETDRIISQCGRLIAGGSLSSTPMSTPCSSVPPSPSFSAPSPGSGSDQKTHLEDYYWMTGYPQQLNPEALGFSPEDAVEALISSSHQLQGGFDGYARGQPLPGAGSSLGAEEVGSSAAAVVSAVIAAAAAQSGAPHYHHHHHHPGGHHHPPGAVPPAATAASAAAAAAAAAAAAAAAASGPGSSSSSSSSSSTSSSGGGGSGGGGGGGGSAAGAGTLHPHSHPHPHPHGSLHFDDRFSDEQLVTMSVRELNRQLRGVSKEEVIRLKQKRRTLKNRGYAQSCRFKRVQQRHVLESEKNQLLQQVEHLKQEISRLVRERDAYKEKYEKLVSSGFRENGSSSDNPSSPEFFMYPRDSSTSVM, via the exons ATGGCATCAGAGCTGGCAATGAGTAGCTCCGACCTGCCCACCAGTCCCCTGGCCATGGAATATGTTAATGACTTCGATCTGATGAAGTTTGAAGTGAAAAAGGAGCCGGTGGAGACGGACCGCATCATCAGCCAGTGCGGCCGCCTCATCGCCGGGGGCTCGCTGTCCTCCACGCCGATGAGCACGCCCTGCAGCTCCGTGCCCCCGTCGCCCAGCTTCTCGGCGCCCAGCCCGGGCTCGGGGAGCGACCAGAAGACTCACCTGGAAGACTACTACTGGATGACCGGCTATCCGCAGCAGCTTAACCCGGAGGCGCTGGGCTTCAGCCCGGAGGACGCGGTCGAAGCGCTCATCAGCAGCAGCCACCAGCTCCAGGGTGGCTTCGATGGCTACGCCCGGGGCCAGCCGCTGCCCGGCGCCGGGAGCTCCCTGGGCGCCGAGGAGGTGGGTTCGTCCGCCGCCGCGGTGGTGTCGGCCGTAATCGCGGCGGCAGCGGCGCAGAGCGGGGCGCCCCattaccatcaccaccaccaccaccccggGGGCCACCACCACCCGCCGGGCGCCGTGCCCCCTGCAGCCACCGCCGCCTCTGCTGCAGCCGCTGCCGCAGCAGCCGccgccgcagcagcagcagccgcctCGGGCCCCGGCTcttccagctccagctccagctcctcCAGCACCAGCTCGTCCggaggcggcggcagcggcgggggcggcggcggcggcggctcggCTGCGGGGGCCGGCACCTTGCACCCGCACTCACACCCGCACCCTCACCCGCACGGCAGCCTGCACTTCGACGACCGCTTCTCCGATGAGCAGCTGGTCACCATGTCGGTGCGGGAGCTCAACCGGCAGCTCCGGGGGGTCAGCAAGGAGGAGGTGATCCGGCTGAAACAGAAGAGGAGGACCCTTAAAAACAGAGGCTATGCCCAGTCGTGCCGCTTCAAGAGGGTCCAGCAGAGGCACGTCCTGGAGTCGGAGAAGAACCAACTCCTGCAGCAAGTCGAGCACCTCAAACAGGAAATCTCCAGGCTGGTCCGGGAGCGGGACGCCTACAAAGAGAAATACGAGAAGTTGGTCAGCAGTGGCTTCCGAGAAAACGGCTCGAGCAGCGACAACCCGTCGTCTCCAGAGTTTTTCAT GTATCCAAGAGACTCCTCCACATCAGTGATGTGA
- the MAF gene encoding transcription factor Maf isoform X2, giving the protein MASELAMSSSDLPTSPLAMEYVNDFDLMKFEVKKEPVETDRIISQCGRLIAGGSLSSTPMSTPCSSVPPSPSFSAPSPGSGSDQKTHLEDYYWMTGYPQQLNPEALGFSPEDAVEALISSSHQLQGGFDGYARGQPLPGAGSSLGAEEVGSSAAAVVSAVIAAAAAQSGAPHYHHHHHHPGGHHHPPGAVPPAATAASAAAAAAAAAAAAAAAASGPGSSSSSSSSSSTSSSGGGGSGGGGGGGGSAAGAGTLHPHSHPHPHPHGSLHFDDRFSDEQLVTMSVRELNRQLRGVSKEEVIRLKQKRRTLKNRGYAQSCRFKRVQQRHVLESEKNQLLQQVEHLKQEISRLVRERDAYKEKYEKLVSSGFRENGSSSDNPSSPEFFISSCEIEFAEM; this is encoded by the exons ATGGCATCAGAGCTGGCAATGAGTAGCTCCGACCTGCCCACCAGTCCCCTGGCCATGGAATATGTTAATGACTTCGATCTGATGAAGTTTGAAGTGAAAAAGGAGCCGGTGGAGACGGACCGCATCATCAGCCAGTGCGGCCGCCTCATCGCCGGGGGCTCGCTGTCCTCCACGCCGATGAGCACGCCCTGCAGCTCCGTGCCCCCGTCGCCCAGCTTCTCGGCGCCCAGCCCGGGCTCGGGGAGCGACCAGAAGACTCACCTGGAAGACTACTACTGGATGACCGGCTATCCGCAGCAGCTTAACCCGGAGGCGCTGGGCTTCAGCCCGGAGGACGCGGTCGAAGCGCTCATCAGCAGCAGCCACCAGCTCCAGGGTGGCTTCGATGGCTACGCCCGGGGCCAGCCGCTGCCCGGCGCCGGGAGCTCCCTGGGCGCCGAGGAGGTGGGTTCGTCCGCCGCCGCGGTGGTGTCGGCCGTAATCGCGGCGGCAGCGGCGCAGAGCGGGGCGCCCCattaccatcaccaccaccaccaccccggGGGCCACCACCACCCGCCGGGCGCCGTGCCCCCTGCAGCCACCGCCGCCTCTGCTGCAGCCGCTGCCGCAGCAGCCGccgccgcagcagcagcagccgcctCGGGCCCCGGCTcttccagctccagctccagctcctcCAGCACCAGCTCGTCCggaggcggcggcagcggcgggggcggcggcggcggcggctcggCTGCGGGGGCCGGCACCTTGCACCCGCACTCACACCCGCACCCTCACCCGCACGGCAGCCTGCACTTCGACGACCGCTTCTCCGATGAGCAGCTGGTCACCATGTCGGTGCGGGAGCTCAACCGGCAGCTCCGGGGGGTCAGCAAGGAGGAGGTGATCCGGCTGAAACAGAAGAGGAGGACCCTTAAAAACAGAGGCTATGCCCAGTCGTGCCGCTTCAAGAGGGTCCAGCAGAGGCACGTCCTGGAGTCGGAGAAGAACCAACTCCTGCAGCAAGTCGAGCACCTCAAACAGGAAATCTCCAGGCTGGTCCGGGAGCGGGACGCCTACAAAGAGAAATACGAGAAGTTGGTCAGCAGTGGCTTCCGAGAAAACGGCTCGAGCAGCGACAACCCGTCGTCTCCAGAGTTTTTCAT TTCTTCATGTGAGATTGAGTTTGCGGAAATGTGA